The DNA region CGCGCGGGGTCGAGAGCGGCGACTTCCGCGTCGCGGTCGATCCCGTGCAATTGTATATCTCGATCGCCGGGCTGGCGTTCTTCTACCTCTCCAACAGCGCGACGCTGAGCGTGATCTTCGGCCGCGACCTGCTCAAGAAGGACGCGCGCGACGAGCGGTTGGCGCACATGACCGCGCTGGTGCTGGCGGCGCTGACCGGAAACGCCACGGCTGAACTCGGCAAGCTGAAAATACCGGCGTTGCCGCGGGTGGAACACCGGCTGGCGTAGTCAGGAGCCGCCGCAAGCGTCATTGCGAGGAGCGATTGCGACGAAGCAATCCATTTGCCCGCATGCGTGGATGGATTGCTTCGCTTCGCTCGCAATAACGGGCTGAACATCACCGGTATCATTTCCACCTGACGAAAGTCGCAGATTTCGGCGCGATTTTGCCGCGCCTGAGGGGCTGGACAGTATTTATCCAACGGGTTAATTTCTGTCGCGAGAACAGACAAGGGAGCGTGACGTGGCGGAGGCAAGGAGCCCTTCTGGCCTATCGAGGGTGCTGAATGCGGCGTGGCTGCGCCCGTTCCTGTTCCTGGTGGTCATCGTGGCCGCGTGGGATCTCTCGATCCGCCTGTTCCACATCCCCGCCTACCAGATCCCGTCGCCCGGCGACGTCGTCGCGGTGCTCTGGACCGACTGGCCGGAACTGCTGCAGCAATCCTGGCCGACCACCTACGCCACGCTTTGTGGCTTCCTGCTCTCGGCGCTGTTCGGCATTCCCGTGGCGATGCTGATCGCCGGCTCCAAGACAGTGGAGAGCTACATCTATCCGCTGCTTGTGTTTTCCCAATCGGTGCCGAAGATCGCGATCGCGCCGCTGTTCGTGGTGTGGTTCGGCTTCGGCATCATCCCGAAGGTGATCTCGGCATTCCTGCTTGGCTTCTTCCCGGTGGTAGTCTCGGCGGTGCAGGGCTTCAAGTCGGTCGACCCCGACATGGTCGATCTTGCCCGCGCGATGCAGGGCAGCCGCTTCCAGGTGTTCCGCGCGGTGAACCTGCCGCACGCAATGCCCGCGATCTTCTCCGGCCTGAAGGTCTCGGTGACCTTGGCCGTGGTCGGCGCGGTGGTCGGCGAGTTCGTTGGCTCCAATTCCGGCATCGGCTACGTGATGCAGCGCTCGATCGGCACCTTCGACCTGCCGACGATGTTTGCCGCGCTGGTGATCCTGGCGCTGCTCGGCGTCATCCTGTTCTGGATCGTCGACCGCATCGAGCGGCTGGTGATCCCCTGGCACGTCAGCCAGCGCGACGACATCATCTTCGCTTCGTAGGGCACCAACTGAACAAGCGGTCCAAGCAAGGGCTGCGGCATGCAGGGAGAACAACAATGACGCGTTTGATTG from Bradyrhizobium genosp. L includes:
- a CDS encoding ABC transporter permease — protein: MAEARSPSGLSRVLNAAWLRPFLFLVVIVAAWDLSIRLFHIPAYQIPSPGDVVAVLWTDWPELLQQSWPTTYATLCGFLLSALFGIPVAMLIAGSKTVESYIYPLLVFSQSVPKIAIAPLFVVWFGFGIIPKVISAFLLGFFPVVVSAVQGFKSVDPDMVDLARAMQGSRFQVFRAVNLPHAMPAIFSGLKVSVTLAVVGAVVGEFVGSNSGIGYVMQRSIGTFDLPTMFAALVILALLGVILFWIVDRIERLVIPWHVSQRDDIIFAS